GCGATGAATCGCCCTGTCGACTGCGGGCACATATTCGTCGCTTTCAACAAGAATTTGACGCAAGTTCGCAATCCTCGCGTCGAACTCCCGGGTTAATTCATCCCGCTCTTGATGATACTGCCCCTCAAAAGAATCAATCGCGGCCCGCTCCTGCGCGGTCAGCTCCAGCGCCTCATGTAGCCACTGGTGCCCTTCCGACATATCATTGCGCCAGCCGGCGGAGCCGTTCGTAAGGGATCTCGTCACGAAGACAGATAAGCCCACGCATAGCACAACGAATAGTAAAGCAATGACACCCAGTGACAAAATACGCTTCACCCACAAAGATCGATGGTTTGGAGACATGTAGCTATCGTTCGAAATTAAGAATAGATGTTTTATTAAAAACCCCAAAATCCAGCGAATCTGCCGCCAAGTCCCTCGTTTCCGCAGCACGAAGCGTCGTAGAAGTCATCTGAACACTCGAAAAGACACTCAACACCGCAACTAGAGCCACAAAGCCCAGACTCGCGGCCTTCTGCGGCAACAATCCTAATATCCAGCCGAACGCGCTAAAATCATCAGCAGGACTCTCTGCCATTCGCACGCGTCGCATCACATTCGCCTCCAGGTTGGCCGGACAGTTCGGCAGGCTCCGCGACCGCTCTGCACGGATCAAATTTTCAAATTCACGATGGTTCATAGCCTGTTAAACGCATGATTTTCCAAAATCCCTCATTTATTTGCAATATTTTTGAGGCCTCCCATCAGCACAAGTAAATACAAGAAATTCAGAATTGCTACACCGAAGACGCAGACTTCGATTTAGAGCATTCGAATCGTGACGCCGTTATGCCATCCGGAGGAATGAATTCGGCTGGCAAAATCTCGACGTTTCTCTATACTTAAGAATACTGTTCATCCATTGTATGAAACCTAAGCCAAACACTACGACCATGCAGGACATTGCCGATGCATGCGATGTCTCGAAGATGACGGTCTCGCTGGCCCTGCGGAATGACCCCCGCGTCAAAGTTTCTACTCGAGAACAAATACAATCCAAGG
The nucleotide sequence above comes from Coraliomargarita algicola. Encoded proteins:
- a CDS encoding periplasmic heavy metal sensor, translated to MSPNHRSLWVKRILSLGVIALLFVVLCVGLSVFVTRSLTNGSAGWRNDMSEGHQWLHEALELTAQERAAIDSFEGQYHQERDELTREFDARIANLRQILVESDEYVPAVDRAIHRIHEVHGQLQELSIQHYYDMLSVLPPKKQDKLRELAVQALSQPE